The following proteins are encoded in a genomic region of Nitrospira sp.:
- a CDS encoding methylenetetrahydrofolate--tRNA-(uracil(54)-C(5))-methyltransferase (FADH(2)-oxidizing) TrmFO encodes MREDIVILGGGLAGSEAAWQAASGGANVTLYEMRPKESTKAHKTDFLAELVCSNSLGSTDNISAPGLLKEEMRRLNSLILHVADEVRVPAGAALAVDRDQFSQKITQTLESHPNIRILREEIAEIPPDGVCIVATGPLTSDKLAASIQRITNSQHLHFFDAISPIIDADSINMDVVFRASRYDKGGGDYLNCPMDKVAFDTFYAAMMAAEKVQPKDFEKATPYFESCLPIEVMAERGPQTMLFGPMKPVGLDDPRTGRWPYAVVQLRAENCHGTCYNIVGFQTKLTYGEQKRVFRLIPGLEQAEFLRYGSVHRNTFINSPALLQSTLQLKVRSTAFFAGQLVGVEGYTESAAMGGLAGINAARGLNDLPLVTPPPTSAHGALLHYITTTPSAHFQPINTNFGLFPPLSARVQDKEEKRAQIVRRALEDFDGWRKQSGLS; translated from the coding sequence ATGCGTGAAGACATCGTCATCCTTGGCGGCGGACTGGCCGGGTCTGAAGCGGCCTGGCAAGCGGCCTCCGGCGGCGCGAACGTCACGCTCTACGAGATGCGCCCTAAGGAGTCGACCAAGGCGCACAAGACCGACTTTCTGGCTGAGCTCGTCTGTTCTAATTCGCTGGGTTCCACCGACAACATCAGCGCGCCGGGCCTCCTGAAGGAGGAAATGCGACGGCTCAATTCGCTCATCCTCCACGTAGCCGACGAAGTCCGCGTACCGGCCGGTGCGGCGCTTGCGGTAGACCGCGACCAGTTCTCGCAGAAGATCACGCAGACGCTTGAGAGTCACCCCAACATCCGTATCCTGCGCGAGGAAATTGCCGAGATTCCACCCGACGGCGTGTGCATCGTCGCCACTGGACCGCTGACGTCCGACAAGCTGGCTGCGTCGATCCAGCGAATCACAAATTCACAACATCTCCATTTCTTCGACGCGATCTCGCCGATCATCGATGCCGACTCCATCAATATGGACGTCGTCTTCCGCGCCTCGCGCTACGATAAGGGGGGCGGCGATTATCTCAACTGCCCAATGGATAAAGTGGCCTTCGACACGTTTTACGCGGCGATGATGGCGGCCGAAAAGGTTCAGCCCAAGGACTTTGAAAAGGCTACGCCCTACTTCGAATCGTGTTTGCCCATTGAGGTCATGGCCGAGCGTGGTCCGCAGACGATGCTCTTTGGCCCCATGAAGCCCGTCGGTCTCGATGATCCGCGGACCGGCCGGTGGCCTTACGCCGTCGTACAGCTCCGCGCCGAAAACTGCCACGGTACCTGCTACAACATCGTCGGCTTCCAAACCAAGCTCACCTACGGCGAACAGAAGCGGGTTTTCCGCCTCATCCCTGGGCTGGAGCAGGCTGAATTTCTCCGCTACGGCAGCGTGCACCGCAACACCTTCATCAACTCGCCCGCGCTGCTGCAGAGCACCCTACAACTGAAAGTACGTAGCACGGCCTTCTTTGCCGGACAGCTCGTGGGCGTAGAAGGCTATACGGAATCGGCGGCCATGGGCGGCCTCGCGGGCATCAACGCGGCACGCGGCCTGAACGATCTGCCGCTCGTCACGCCGCCGCCGACTTCGGCGCACGGCGCGCTGCTCCACTACATCACCACAACGCCGTCGGCGCATTTCCAGCCGATCAATACCAACTTTGGTCTATTCCCGCCGCTTTCCGCACGCGTGCAGGACAAGGAGGAGAAACGCGCGCAGATCGTCCGCCGGGCCTTGGAGGATTTTGACGGATGGAGAAAGCAATCCGGGCTTTCGTAA
- the dnaX gene encoding DNA polymerase III subunit gamma/tau yields the protein MDYQVSARKFRPATFKDVIGQPHVVQTLSNAIASKRIAHAFLFSGTRGIGKTTMARILAKALNCEQGPTATPCGVCVNCKEITNGTSVDVVEIDGASNTGVDDVREIRENVKFTPFHGQYRVYIIDEVHMLSTSAFNALLKTLEEPPAHVIFIFATTEIHKIPATILSRCQHYNFRRIPHAEIVQRLRFVAQQDGLTVEDRSFSAIARASEGSMRDALSILDQAVAFAGKSVKPDDLETLLGTVPQEHVRTMVAAVIAQDGPAAVNVIAQLLDQGHDLRAYAAALVEYARHMLVAAVVPSAQELPSLIEAPEEDIRQIVSDAKSFSVEQVQELFRILAQAEDALRLSAHPRFVLESAAIKAARLSAASAQVSPPTPAPSAPPRPTAPPPLNRPATTQSASLQGRPAPPSRPAAPSPPYPTTLSASSAPAKPSPAPAKPAAPAPAAKLVSQPQSGPPVQLNWEQVVEHVSGKHPNVGAFLEMGSLVGIEGNQVMIGYPASASVARSMMDKPATQQVVVACCSALAGQPVKIRVVELAASQTAAPSPAQARAARARSQKDALLEQTRTHPLVKQARDVFGSDVVDIRQAERKETT from the coding sequence ATGGATTACCAAGTCTCCGCGAGAAAATTCAGACCGGCCACGTTCAAGGATGTGATCGGACAGCCGCACGTCGTCCAGACCCTGTCGAACGCCATCGCCAGTAAGCGAATCGCGCACGCCTTCCTCTTTTCCGGTACCCGCGGCATCGGCAAAACCACCATGGCCCGCATCCTAGCCAAGGCACTCAACTGCGAGCAGGGCCCCACGGCGACCCCCTGCGGTGTCTGCGTCAATTGCAAGGAGATCACGAACGGCACCTCGGTGGATGTCGTCGAGATCGACGGCGCCTCCAACACCGGAGTGGACGACGTGCGCGAGATCCGCGAGAACGTCAAGTTCACACCGTTTCATGGCCAGTACCGCGTCTACATTATCGACGAAGTGCACATGCTTTCGACCTCGGCTTTCAACGCGCTGCTTAAAACGCTCGAGGAGCCGCCGGCCCACGTCATCTTCATTTTTGCCACAACGGAAATCCACAAGATCCCCGCCACGATCCTCTCACGCTGCCAGCACTACAATTTCCGGCGCATCCCACACGCCGAGATCGTCCAGCGGCTACGCTTTGTGGCACAGCAAGACGGCCTCACTGTCGAAGACCGCAGCTTTTCTGCCATTGCGCGCGCGAGCGAGGGCAGCATGCGGGACGCGCTGAGCATCCTTGATCAGGCCGTCGCCTTTGCCGGCAAGTCCGTCAAGCCCGACGACCTCGAAACGCTGCTCGGCACCGTGCCTCAAGAGCATGTCCGCACCATGGTCGCCGCCGTCATCGCGCAGGACGGTCCGGCCGCCGTCAACGTCATCGCGCAGCTGCTGGACCAGGGCCATGATCTCCGCGCCTACGCCGCTGCGCTCGTGGAATACGCTCGCCACATGCTCGTCGCCGCTGTCGTGCCGTCTGCACAAGAATTACCTAGCCTGATCGAAGCGCCCGAGGAGGACATTCGCCAGATTGTCTCCGATGCGAAATCATTTTCTGTCGAGCAGGTCCAGGAACTGTTTCGGATTCTTGCACAGGCCGAGGACGCACTGCGCCTGAGCGCGCATCCGCGATTCGTGCTTGAATCAGCGGCCATCAAAGCAGCGCGCCTGTCGGCCGCCAGCGCACAGGTTTCCCCTCCGACTCCAGCGCCCTCAGCACCTCCGCGTCCAACTGCACCGCCGCCGCTTAATCGGCCGGCCACGACACAGAGCGCATCGTTGCAGGGTAGGCCTGCGCCGCCGTCACGGCCGGCGGCACCGTCTCCGCCATACCCCACGACTCTGTCAGCCTCGTCCGCCCCGGCAAAGCCATCTCCGGCTCCGGCGAAACCGGCGGCGCCCGCGCCAGCAGCCAAGCTGGTTTCGCAGCCTCAGTCCGGTCCGCCCGTGCAATTGAACTGGGAGCAGGTGGTCGAGCATGTGTCCGGCAAGCATCCAAATGTCGGCGCTTTTTTGGAGATGGGCTCGCTGGTGGGCATTGAGGGTAACCAGGTGATGATTGGCTACCCCGCCTCGGCATCGGTGGCGCGCAGCATGATGGACAAGCCCGCTACGCAACAGGTCGTCGTCGCCTGCTGCAGCGCGCTCGCGGGCCAGCCAGTCAAAATCCGCGTCGTCGAACTGGCCGCTAGCCAGACGGCAGCGCCCTCGCCTGCGCAGGCCCGCGCCGCTCGCGCCCGCTCGCAGAAGGATGCGCTGCTTGAGCAAACGCGCACGCATCCGCTCGTAAAGCAGGCTCGCGACGTCTTCGGCAGCGACGTGGTGGATATCCGGCAGGCCGAGCGTAAGGAGACTACCTGA
- the dksA gene encoding RNA polymerase-binding protein DksA — protein sequence MLRTRKSSLPAAAPSRAVKQTASKKKRPYAGDPKYALIFRTLHRQRTELLHGAEAVVEQRPGLDTFPDMNDQATAEADQNFALRIKDRERKLIKKIDDALDRMATRTYGICEGCGENIPLKRLKARPVTTFCIECKTRQEKAEQAGG from the coding sequence ATGCTTCGCACACGGAAATCCTCTCTTCCCGCTGCCGCTCCGTCCCGGGCAGTGAAACAGACCGCGTCGAAGAAAAAGCGGCCTTACGCCGGCGATCCTAAGTACGCGCTGATCTTCCGTACCCTCCACCGACAGCGCACGGAACTGCTTCACGGCGCCGAGGCGGTTGTCGAGCAGCGGCCCGGCCTCGATACCTTTCCGGACATGAATGATCAGGCCACGGCGGAAGCAGATCAGAATTTTGCGCTGCGGATCAAGGACCGGGAACGGAAGCTGATTAAGAAAATCGACGACGCCCTCGACCGAATGGCCACGCGGACCTATGGTATTTGCGAGGGCTGCGGGGAGAACATTCCGCTCAAACGCCTCAAGGCCCGCCCGGTTACCACCTTCTGTATCGAGTGCAAAACCCGGCAGGAAAAAGCGGAACAGGCCGGGGGCTGA
- the recR gene encoding recombination protein RecR: MGLDNQGLLAQLIRELVRLPGIGHKTAQRLAFHLLKTEKDDALRLADAIKAVKDGLTFCRQCRNIAEGELCEFCRDPKRDRAKILVVEEPSTLYAIERSGGYRGLYHVLLGALSPLDGVGPADIRAQDLEARVKAGGIEEVILATNPTIEGEATAIYLTRLLKPYGSRVSRIAYGIPVGVDIEYADEVTLIKSLEGRRDL; the protein is encoded by the coding sequence ATGGGTCTCGATAACCAGGGTCTGCTCGCGCAACTAATTCGCGAACTGGTCCGGCTGCCGGGAATTGGACATAAGACCGCGCAGCGCCTCGCCTTCCATCTGCTCAAAACCGAGAAAGACGACGCCCTGCGGCTCGCCGACGCGATCAAGGCCGTCAAGGATGGGCTGACCTTCTGCCGTCAGTGCCGTAACATCGCCGAGGGTGAACTCTGCGAGTTTTGCCGCGATCCCAAACGCGACCGTGCGAAGATTCTCGTCGTCGAGGAGCCGAGTACGCTCTATGCCATCGAGCGTAGCGGCGGTTATCGCGGCCTGTACCATGTCCTGCTGGGTGCCCTCTCCCCACTGGACGGCGTGGGCCCCGCAGACATCCGAGCACAGGACCTCGAAGCGCGCGTGAAGGCCGGCGGCATCGAGGAAGTCATCCTCGCTACCAATCCGACGATCGAAGGCGAGGCCACCGCCATCTATCTCACACGCTTGCTCAAGCCCTACGGTAGTCGCGTGTCGCGAATCGCCTACGGGATTCCGGTCGGCGTGGATATCGAATACGCGGACGAGGTGACGCTGATCAAATCGCTGGAAGGGCGGCGGGACCTCTAG
- a CDS encoding YbaB/EbfC family nucleoid-associated protein: MSKNPFGNMGNIMRQAQAMQDRLAKLQEQAATKVAEGSAGGGMVTVKANGAMEIVSVAIHPDALTSGDGELLQDMVTAASNDALRKVKDLMASEMKAITGGMPVPGLF, translated from the coding sequence ATGTCAAAAAATCCATTTGGGAACATGGGCAACATCATGCGGCAAGCCCAGGCCATGCAAGACCGGCTGGCCAAACTTCAAGAGCAGGCGGCGACCAAAGTCGCTGAGGGCTCAGCCGGCGGCGGCATGGTGACGGTCAAAGCCAACGGGGCCATGGAGATCGTGTCGGTGGCCATCCATCCGGATGCGCTCACGTCTGGCGATGGCGAGCTTCTCCAAGATATGGTCACCGCGGCCTCCAACGACGCCCTGCGCAAGGTGAAGGACCTCATGGCTAGCGAGATGAAAGCCATCACGGGCGGGATGCCGGTGCCGGGCCTCTTTTGA
- a CDS encoding tetratricopeptide repeat protein → MPRAHSFRYASACASMLTVFLLAACATSSPPSKLPPSATDLMLLKSAKLCDAKKTVLERQAGVRLRREIWGTGEEIRIPSDRSPTGSEEALFFDQEDQLVGLLFVFPAPVDLTPYPVLRETLGKLKPTLEFYLNIGQVSVKDSLDPSALYDTGDATTTVRYLVLTGSPPMLLASSFTVDPYAKLMSPYRAEFLARIERSHAKVAPSAKTSGKGSTDREPFAALQQFARGEAAHFGSCGAKDHVRAADAYGKAITVGFSDKLWLAEAHHKLGLAQLASGKPEPARAAIEKALAIRPNTAEFLNSLGTVYAKLSDRTRAVAMFERAVTLRPNYVVARFNLAEAYEQVNPRRAIAEYETYLALVEGIAEEKGRAALAQQRVELLKR, encoded by the coding sequence ATGCCCAGGGCACATTCCTTTCGATACGCAAGCGCCTGCGCCTCCATGCTGACGGTTTTCCTGTTGGCGGCCTGTGCAACGTCGTCGCCGCCGTCAAAGCTGCCGCCATCAGCCACCGACCTCATGCTCTTGAAGTCCGCCAAGCTGTGCGATGCCAAGAAAACGGTGCTCGAACGGCAGGCCGGCGTGCGGTTACGACGGGAGATCTGGGGCACCGGGGAGGAAATTCGGATTCCGTCCGATCGTAGTCCCACCGGTTCTGAGGAGGCGCTGTTCTTCGACCAGGAAGATCAGCTGGTCGGCCTGCTGTTTGTGTTTCCCGCACCCGTGGATCTCACGCCCTATCCGGTGCTGCGGGAGACGCTCGGTAAGCTCAAGCCCACACTCGAGTTTTATTTGAATATCGGCCAGGTGTCGGTCAAGGACAGTCTCGATCCGAGCGCGCTCTACGACACCGGCGATGCGACGACTACGGTGCGGTATCTCGTGCTGACCGGCAGCCCGCCCATGCTGCTAGCGTCGTCGTTCACTGTCGATCCCTATGCCAAGCTGATGTCGCCCTACCGAGCCGAATTTCTAGCGAGGATCGAGCGGAGCCATGCGAAGGTGGCGCCCAGCGCCAAAACATCCGGCAAGGGCTCGACGGACCGGGAACCATTCGCTGCCCTCCAGCAGTTTGCGCGTGGCGAGGCGGCACATTTCGGTTCCTGTGGCGCAAAGGACCACGTGCGGGCCGCCGATGCCTACGGCAAGGCCATTACCGTCGGTTTCTCGGACAAGCTTTGGCTCGCCGAGGCGCATCATAAGCTGGGCCTGGCACAGTTGGCCTCCGGCAAGCCTGAACCGGCCAGGGCGGCCATTGAAAAAGCCCTCGCCATCCGTCCCAACACGGCAGAGTTTCTCAACAGTTTGGGAACGGTGTACGCAAAGCTCAGCGACCGCACGAGAGCGGTGGCGATGTTCGAACGGGCCGTCACGCTGCGGCCGAATTACGTCGTGGCGCGATTCAATCTGGCCGAGGCCTACGAACAGGTCAATCCCCGGCGGGCGATTGCCGAGTATGAGACCTACTTGGCGCTGGTCGAGGGTATTGCGGAGGAGAAAGGCCGCGCGGCGCTCGCCCAGCAACGCGTGGAGCTCTTGAAGCGATAG
- a CDS encoding tyrosine recombinase: protein MEKAIRAFVTFLAEERGASPDTIRAYGSDLRQFLAFTTSKYPASAPTLKPSDVDALMVREYLFWLDQKREQKSSMARKLATLRSFYRFLNRHTGDSANPAADVRTPRQTKPLPRVLNKDDAAALMELPEGNGLAARRDRAILETLYSTGARVSELVGMNDEDVDWKEGLVRLRGKGRKERIVPIGDVALETIKEYHDALSRHASLPRRREVGAARHVKHEHPVFCNARGGRLTARSVARLVARYSTLLAAGRVSPHALRHSFATHLLDEGADLRAIQEMLGHASLGTTQKYTHVAMDQLMKVYDRAHPRAGRAPAARKTSAKQKS from the coding sequence ATGGAGAAAGCAATCCGGGCTTTCGTAACGTTCCTCGCTGAAGAACGCGGCGCCTCGCCCGACACGATCCGCGCCTACGGTTCTGATCTCCGCCAGTTCCTTGCGTTCACCACATCCAAATATCCCGCATCGGCCCCCACACTGAAACCATCCGACGTGGATGCCCTGATGGTTCGCGAGTATCTCTTCTGGCTCGATCAGAAACGGGAGCAAAAATCCTCGATGGCGCGCAAGCTGGCCACGCTGCGCTCCTTCTATCGATTTTTGAATCGCCACACGGGCGACAGCGCTAATCCCGCCGCGGACGTCCGCACGCCCAGGCAGACAAAGCCCCTCCCGCGCGTACTGAATAAGGATGACGCCGCCGCGCTCATGGAGCTACCTGAGGGCAATGGGCTCGCTGCGCGTCGCGACCGCGCTATCCTCGAAACGCTCTATTCGACCGGCGCGCGTGTGAGCGAGCTCGTTGGCATGAACGATGAGGACGTGGACTGGAAAGAGGGGCTCGTGCGGCTGCGCGGCAAAGGCCGCAAGGAGCGCATCGTGCCGATCGGCGACGTGGCCCTCGAGACAATCAAGGAATATCACGACGCGTTGTCCCGACACGCGTCGCTCCCACGTCGCCGCGAGGTAGGGGCGGCCCGTCATGTAAAACACGAGCATCCTGTGTTTTGCAACGCGCGCGGAGGGCGGCTGACCGCACGCAGCGTGGCACGGCTTGTCGCCCGCTATTCCACGCTGCTGGCCGCTGGGCGCGTCAGCCCGCACGCGCTGCGCCACTCCTTCGCCACACACCTACTCGACGAGGGCGCTGACCTCCGCGCGATCCAGGAGATGCTCGGCCACGCATCGCTCGGCACGACGCAAAAATACACGCACGTCGCGATGGATCAGCTTATGAAGGTCTATGACCGGGCGCATCCACGCGCCGGCCGCGCGCCGGCCGCGCGCAAA
- a CDS encoding HEAT repeat domain-containing protein: MKRATLITVILSLVFLAQEPARAYRDYFTPEQKDQLAKIRTVLVEAIALTDKGSVDAGPFRDVGVTRLSELGYTVITDASKPHDVVFKIKCEQRKTWEGTTASGGDADLPDSPSRVWKGPACQLNYALGAMKINWQKEVRTDFEDAAAAAQKAGAGNPGDYAMATLKDRLNVYDFPVSVTADWGQADRLLTVLEQAKGNQMRRLKIISLLGEMLADSALPRLKEALKDKALAKQAAESLGNIGKDGIPILIDILKNSKDDELRAAAAKGLGQVGGLHGDATIVLPLLEVLNNPNADWTVLTEVAWALGKLPDKRSIEPLYALDKKLQAIRDPENIQLKKLREAVFWAIKQCDTWDQFS, translated from the coding sequence ATGAAGCGCGCCACTTTGATTACCGTTATCCTGTCGCTAGTCTTTCTCGCGCAGGAACCGGCCCGCGCCTATCGCGATTATTTCACGCCTGAACAGAAAGACCAGCTGGCTAAAATCCGGACAGTCCTGGTCGAAGCCATCGCTCTTACCGATAAGGGCTCGGTAGATGCGGGCCCGTTTCGAGACGTGGGCGTTACGCGTCTGTCAGAGTTGGGTTATACCGTCATCACGGACGCTTCCAAGCCGCATGACGTCGTCTTCAAGATCAAATGCGAGCAGCGGAAAACCTGGGAGGGCACAACGGCCTCCGGCGGCGACGCCGATCTCCCCGATTCTCCCTCGCGCGTCTGGAAGGGCCCTGCCTGCCAACTCAACTATGCGCTGGGCGCTATGAAGATCAACTGGCAGAAGGAGGTCCGGACGGATTTTGAAGACGCCGCGGCAGCCGCGCAGAAGGCGGGGGCCGGCAATCCTGGCGACTACGCCATGGCCACGCTCAAGGACCGCCTGAACGTCTATGACTTCCCGGTCAGCGTGACTGCCGACTGGGGCCAGGCCGACCGATTGCTCACCGTACTCGAACAGGCCAAGGGCAACCAGATGCGTCGGCTGAAAATCATCTCCTTACTCGGCGAGATGTTGGCCGATTCCGCGCTGCCGCGGCTGAAGGAAGCGCTCAAAGACAAGGCGCTGGCCAAGCAGGCCGCCGAATCGCTGGGCAACATCGGCAAGGACGGCATTCCCATCCTGATCGACATCCTGAAAAACTCGAAGGACGACGAGTTACGGGCCGCCGCCGCCAAGGGGCTCGGACAGGTGGGCGGCCTGCACGGCGACGCCACGATCGTGTTGCCGCTACTAGAGGTGCTCAACAATCCGAATGCGGATTGGACCGTGCTCACGGAAGTGGCTTGGGCGCTGGGCAAGCTGCCCGACAAGCGCTCGATCGAGCCACTCTACGCCTTGGACAAAAAGCTGCAGGCCATCCGCGATCCGGAGAACATCCAACTGAAGAAACTCAGGGAAGCGGTGTTCTGGGCGATCAAGCAGTGCGATACGTGGGATCAATTTAGCTAG
- the tig gene encoding trigger factor, translating to MKVEVTELGPLKRSLKIEVPQEDVNQQFTAVYGELNRQVRIPGFRPGKAPLNLLEQRYGKDVGEDVIRRLIPTYYEKAIRQAGIVPVVVEVPPIERVKIKKDAPFSFTATVEIKPSIQLRDYKAPNPISLKMDPRTVTDEQMNKVLDTLRERQAKLDAAPPGTALADGSYAVLDVEGFLDLAPLEGATKAGIVHKLGAKLPVMGLEVDEQLTGKKEGQLIEVSQPYPASHPDPKLAGKTVVFRITVAAVKQKQLAPLDDEFAKDCGPYSSLAELTDKLREEMERALKREIEDTYKDTILKRLAETHHFDVPETLVERELAAMVRQRLDQEARMRGRQPVADPEAHAERQQEIKKLQEEFRPEAERRVKIGMILEAIAEKEGLAVEQGDLDAEVAKMGAELRLPVEEIAKIIKAGGDEAIDELRGRIMADKSLDFVYRHAVIQK from the coding sequence ATGAAAGTCGAAGTCACCGAACTGGGACCGCTCAAGCGGTCGTTGAAAATCGAAGTGCCGCAGGAGGACGTGAATCAGCAGTTCACCGCCGTCTATGGGGAACTGAACCGACAGGTCCGTATTCCGGGCTTCCGTCCGGGCAAGGCCCCGCTGAATTTGCTCGAACAGCGCTACGGCAAGGATGTCGGCGAGGACGTCATCCGCCGCCTGATTCCCACCTATTATGAAAAAGCGATCCGCCAGGCCGGCATCGTGCCGGTCGTGGTGGAGGTGCCGCCGATTGAGCGGGTCAAGATCAAGAAAGACGCCCCCTTTTCCTTTACGGCTACTGTCGAGATTAAGCCGTCCATTCAATTACGCGACTACAAGGCACCTAATCCGATTTCGCTCAAGATGGACCCGCGGACGGTGACGGATGAGCAGATGAACAAGGTGCTGGATACCCTCCGTGAGCGGCAGGCGAAGCTGGACGCGGCACCGCCCGGCACGGCACTAGCCGACGGGTCCTACGCCGTCCTGGATGTGGAGGGGTTTCTCGATCTGGCGCCGCTCGAAGGAGCCACGAAGGCCGGCATCGTGCACAAACTCGGGGCCAAGCTGCCGGTCATGGGTCTTGAGGTGGACGAGCAACTCACGGGCAAGAAAGAAGGACAGTTAATCGAGGTTTCTCAGCCCTATCCCGCATCCCATCCGGATCCAAAGCTCGCGGGCAAGACGGTCGTGTTCCGGATCACAGTGGCAGCGGTGAAGCAGAAGCAACTGGCGCCGTTGGATGACGAGTTCGCCAAGGATTGCGGGCCGTACAGTTCGCTCGCTGAATTGACAGACAAATTGCGCGAAGAAATGGAACGCGCCCTCAAGCGCGAGATCGAAGACACCTACAAAGACACGATTTTGAAACGCCTGGCGGAGACGCATCATTTCGACGTTCCCGAGACGCTCGTCGAGCGGGAACTGGCGGCCATGGTCCGGCAGCGGCTGGACCAGGAGGCACGGATGCGGGGCCGGCAGCCGGTGGCTGACCCGGAGGCCCACGCGGAACGTCAGCAGGAGATCAAGAAGCTGCAGGAAGAGTTCCGCCCCGAGGCCGAACGGCGCGTGAAAATCGGCATGATTCTCGAAGCGATCGCGGAGAAAGAAGGGCTGGCGGTGGAGCAGGGCGATCTGGACGCCGAGGTGGCCAAGATGGGGGCCGAGCTTCGGCTGCCGGTGGAAGAGATCGCTAAGATCATCAAGGCGGGCGGTGACGAGGCGATCGACGAGCTCAGGGGCCGCATCATGGCTGACAAGTCGCTCGACTTCGTCTATCGCCACGCCGTTATCCAGAAATAA